A window of Ptychodera flava strain L36383 chromosome 1, AS_Pfla_20210202, whole genome shotgun sequence contains these coding sequences:
- the LOC139140874 gene encoding protein starmaker-like: MRTNYSSSSASYSQDSQSDGGSDIDESGDHGDDSFRFKRVSFSTVLDSDTTDKELSSPRSTQHKGILKYSSPREKIMYTYPGAQPRSRTLDNDEIRKATTILSMLHIPATRLGLPRYDPSIDQSNRRVVTVRQKKFKRKVKPPPPICLSPGVPQTPSPRPPREVQHSDHKLADSGNPELLLWLKKKNALLRKQRREKLKKERQEKKAEQKETEKKIERMVEAEELYADWLKKTRKETLLTRRKQRQKKTAEEAMLEHQKAERDKRLQELKVKEAERKAAMAAKMKKKPSNAKGKANQGSETEVKEGERSPEDTKEGQGSEKSTKGTSAGQENVKSEEQGKENKMEETVANTKKTKRKCKNKVHPSSADPRGRSKTVRDPDGTLASNNDYVYRKPGKKGSTQDGSNPSLSRYQPKRKPNPMSKMSYDEWLQQKRKDENRQKLKEEVRKAKEVWSDPSLENIIPKLARERIEKATESKLKVDTGLKKSPRDRRSPSPSGKRPASASNESANGSATGNGKARNYTWKPEMDPRTESPKPSTAKPRLGSANGKPPTPPLSGRPGSGSRKTKSAPSKILKTERPEPQGCEITDEQKTDGGSQQNSSTTNEKTEGKSADDVAANQKPGEKSTDDDTANQKDTTVKDGVEDQLDKETSDTSGEKVNSKEDSGSTTPEKSQGTDGSQSDLKNGDQSENRDEKQETEDISQTGTDESEANNETTKTEENDEETPRSKSKVSFNLDENVNIPPPQSDAEKKMEDVLRTANLMDDFLRKESDNGTDEGKVSGTSDTTSQQDVQGGVFITETSEENST; this comes from the coding sequence ATGAGAACAAATTATTCATCTAGTTCTGCATCGTATAGTCAGGACAGCCAATCAGATGGTGGCTCAGACATTGATGAATCTGGTGACCATGGCGATGACAGCTTCAGATTTAAGCGGGTATCTTTTTCCACAGTGTTGGACAGTGACACAACTGATAAGGAACTCAGCTCACCAAGATCAACTCAGCACAAAGGAATCTTGAAATACTCATCCCCCAGGGAAAAGATAATGTACACTTATCCCGGTGCACAGCCGCGAAGCAGAACGCTGGACAATGACGAAATACGGAAAGCAACAACCATTCTGTCAATGCTTCACATTCCGGCAACCAGATTAGGACTGCCTCGGTATGATCCCAGCATTGATCAGAGCAACCGCAGAGTTGTGACTGTCAGGCAAAAGAAGTTCAAACGGAAAGTCAAACCGCCACCCCCAATATGTCTTTCCCCAGGAGTTCCACAGACTCCCTCTCCAAGACCCCCACGGGAAGTACAGCACTCTGATCACAAGCTAGCTGACAGCGGCAACCCTGAACTTTTATTATGGTTGAAGAAGAAGAACGCACTACTCAGGAAACAGAGGAGGGAGAAACTGAAGAAAGAGAGACAGGAGAAAAAAGCGGAACAGAAAGAAACGGAGAAGAAAATTGAAAGAATGGTGGAAGCTGAGGAACTTTACGCAGATTGGCTCAAAAAGACAAGGAAAGAGACTCTTCTGACGAGGAGGAAACAGCGGCAGAAAAAGACGGCTGAAGAAGCCATGCTAGAACATCAGAAAGCTGAAAGGGATAAGAGACTCCAAGAACTGAAAGTAAAAGAGGCAGAGAGGAAAGCAGCAATGGCTGCTAAGATGAAAAAGAAACCAAGTAATGCTAAGGGAAAGGCAAATCAAGGCTCTGAGACAGAGGTAAAGGAAGgtgaaaggtcacctgaggacACAAAGGAAGGTCAAGGGTCAGAGAAAAGTACAAAAGGAACTTCTGCTGGACAAGAGAATGTGAAAAGTGAAGAAcagggaaaagaaaacaaaatggaggAGACTGTTGCAAACACTaaaaagactaaaagaaaatgtaaaaataaagtacATCCTTCAAGTGCTGATCCAAGGGGAAGGAGTAAGACTGTTAGGGACCCTGATGGAACTCTAGCAAGTAACAATGATTATGTCTACAGAAAACCAGGGAAGAAAGGCTCAACTCAGGATGGTAGTAACCCATCGTTGTCAAGGTACCAGCCAAAGAGGAAACCCAACCCCATGAGTAAGATGAGCTACGATGAATGGCTGCAGCAGAAACGCAAAGATGAAAACCGACAGAAACTCAAAGAAGAAGTCAGGAAAGCAAAGGAAGTGTGGAGTGATCCTTCACTGGAAAATATAATTCCAAAACTGGCGAGGGAAAGGATTGAAAAGGCTACGGAATCCAAGTTGAAGGTTGATACAGGACTGAAAAAATCACCACGAGATCGGCGTAGTCCAAGTCCATCAGGGAAGAGGCCGGCATCAGCCAGTAATGAGTCTGCCAATGGAAGTGCCACAGGGAATGGGAAAGCCAGGAATTACACCTGGAAGCCTGAGATGGATCCCAGAACAGAATCTCCAAAACCGAGCACTGCAAAACCAAGATTAGGATCTGCCAATGGAAAACCACCCACTCCACCACTGTCAGGTAGACCGGGATCCGGGAGCAGGAAAACTAAAAGTGCTCCAAGTAAAATATTAAAGACTGAACGACCAGAACCACAGGGTTGTGAGATCACAGATGAACAGAAAACAGATGGTGGCTCACAGCAAAACAGCTCCACTACCAATGAGAAGACAGAGGGAAAGTCAGCTGACGATGTTGCAGCGAATCAGAAGCCAGGTGAAAAGTCAACTGATGATGACACAGCCAATCAGAAGGACACAACTGTCAAGGATGGTGTAGAAGACCAACTTGATAAGGAAACCAGTGACACGTCTGGTGAGAAAGTCAACTCAAAGGAAGACAGTGGGTCTACAACTCCAGAGAAGAGCCAGGGCACTGATGGCAGCCAATCAGATCTCAAGAATGGCGACCAATCAGAAAACCGGGATGAAAAACAAGAGACAGAGGACATCAGCCAGACAGGGACAGATGAGTCAGAAGCAAATaatgaaacaacaaaaacagaagaaaatgaTGAAGAGACTCCAAGATCTAAGAGCAAAGTTAGCTTTAATTTGGATGAAAATGTGAATATACCGCCCCCGCAGTCCGATGCAGAGAAGAAAATGGAAGATGTGTTGAGAACAGCTAATCTGATGGATGATTTTCTGAGAAAGGAAAGTGACAATGGAACTGATGAAGGCAAAGTGTCTGGAACTAGTGACACAACTAGTCAACAAGACGTACAGGGTGGTGTGTTTATTACAGAAACATCAGAAGAGAATTCAACATAA
- the LOC139140884 gene encoding uncharacterized protein, producing the protein MASPVSDDQGHQASQTGYNEQSQNTPVCGPENEPDNESSSLLFLFETWNTKGDESAPCHKDIVEHFCNKQLNSNEKLQLYSTVLDVNVSEDQRKDAVAVGVILIPPKRKKNTNPERDPPTLHWLFYHEIYYPQLRNVLKNVKYVVGYKSITERAAEEIQEGLFPNARLELIDLNALPPPPGALFVFTTWDKSHLGLSQYHRTLVQDFCARKATVGEVLKVYSTLLSIDVSKSQKEDAEDCSVTLIKAQRKKRATPEEDPVQHNWLLNHEIHYPDLKKLRNIHYVVGYAPNTGKAAADIKEHIFPEAKLYLINHKHSEDDSLPLTSNPSQSNFDDNMLEMAQKADAVFSMGPSMYNYFDNKYRAITSADKLKTIPHVQLLPKPRPCFFNETVQLQNEVRNHVIISYGKVDLKKLDNYETLASAVDKAGRSRYENHAGIPTWEVCSVHTIDAEKVSEIIQKLKGSHCKLQVKEVSTAEQLVKDLKQSHLCLAKRDEDYGFHGLEAMAIGLPILADDDSQLAQFIKDYFPDCMDYCILRRDEKRSEKIMNMISHTNTAFQQARKLKMTYMMSEAVAKSYATFAAMFLPQIQIRTVSLIAIKHDACIFQIFLRIGIAVLV; encoded by the coding sequence ATGGCATCTCCAGTTTCTGACGACCAGGGTCATCAAGCTTCTCAAACTGGATATAATGAGCAAAGTCAAAATACACCAGTTTGCGGACCGGAAAATGAACCTGACAATGAGTCATCTTCTCTGCTCTTCCTTTTCGAGACGTGGAATACAAAAGGTGACGAATCAGCACCATGTCATAAAGATATTGTAGAGCATTTTTGCAACAAGCAACTGAACtcaaatgaaaaattgcaactCTACTCCACTGTACTAGATGTCAATGTGAGTGAAGACCAAAGGAAAGACGCAGTTGCTGTAGGTGTCATTCTGATTCCACCCAAACGAAAGAAGAACACCAATCCTGAAAGAGATCCACCAACATTACATTGGTTATTCTATCATGAAATTTACTATCCACAACTTCGGAACGTGTTAAAGAATGTGAAGTATGTTGTGGGATACAAATCGATTACAGAAAGAGCCGCAGAAGAGATCCAGGAAGGCCTTTTTCCTAATGCTCGTTTAGAGCTGATAGATCTAAATGCCTTGCCTCCCCCTCCTGGTGCTCTCTTTGTATTCACAACTTGGGATAAGAGTCATTTGGGCTTGTCACAGTATCACAGAACTCTGGTGCAAGATTTCTGTGCAAGAAAGGCTACGGTGGGCGAGGTTCTTAAGGTATACTCAACTCTACTCAGTATTGATGTCAGCAAGAGCCAGAAAGAAGATGCTGAAGATTGTAGCGTTACCTTAATTAAAGCCCAGAGAAAAAAACGTGCCACCCCTGAAGAAGATCCCGTCCAGCACAACTGGCTTCTTAATCACGAAATCCATTATCCGGATTTGAAAAAGCTTAGAAATATCCACTATGTAGTTGGCTATGCTCCCAACACAGGCAAGGCTGCAGCCGACATCAAGGAACACATTTTTCCAGAGGCTAAGCTGTATTTAATCAATCATAAACATTCAGAAGATGACAGTCTCCCTTTAACATCGAATCCATCGCAATCAAACTTTGACGATAACATGCTTGAAATGGCACAAAAAGCAGATGCGGTATTTTCTATGGGACCCAGCatgtacaattattttgacaataaataCAGAGCGATTACAAGTGCAGACAAGTTAAAAACAATACCGCATGTCCAACTTCTTCCAAAACCACGACCATGTTTCTTCAACGAGACAGTACAACTGCAAAATGAAGTGCGAAATCACGTCATAATAAGCTATGGTAAAGTGGATTTGAAGAAGCTGGATAACTATGAAACTCTAGCCTCAGCGGTTGATAAAGCCGGTCGTTCCCGATATGAAAACCATGCCGGTATTCCGACATGGGAAGTGTGCAGTGTCCATACGATAGATGCTGAAAAAGTCAgtgaaatcattcaaaaactgaAAGGCAGCCATTGTAAGTTACAGGTGAAAGAAGTGTCTACCGCAGAACAGCTCGTTAAGGATCTTAAGCAATCACATCTCTGCCTTGCAAAACGGGATGAAGACTATGGTTTCCACGGTTTAGAAGCAATGGCCATAGGGTTACCTATCCTTGCAGATGATGATTCCCAACTGGCACAATTCATCAAGGACTATTTCCCCGACTGCATGGACTACTGTATTCTTCGACGTGACGAGAAACGCTCAGAGAAGATCATGAATATGATTAGCCATACAAACACGGCTTTCCAACAGGCTAGGAAACTTAAGATGACGTACATGATGAGCGAAGCCGTTGCTAAAAGTTATGCCACGTTTGCAGCGATGTTCTTACCACAGATTCAAATCAGAACTGTAAGTCTTATTGCCATCAAACACGATGCTTGCATCTTTCAGATATTCCTCCGGATCGGTATTGCTGTATTGGTATAG
- the LOC139140895 gene encoding uncharacterized protein: MNMELKLEASYDQQKFEEVESFFLNRDGGGVEPMVIQDVIEERHMDEHKFGGIPGYNNQRTYFKSAKQEQNTDVFSATRKSVDPFPRHRKAFDSEAKERQEANLQPRIITDGDGLTLENVNQGTLILWSSWTPVKTLKTYSVKLSNPCYQCNQCNRCYQ; this comes from the exons ATGAACATGGAACTGAAACTTGAGGCTTCATATGACCAACAGAAGTTCGAGGAAGTAGAATCGTTTTTCCTCAATC GTGATGGGGGTGGTGTGGAACCTATGGTAATACAAGACGTCATTGAAGAAAGACATATGGATGAGCACAAATTTGGAGGGATACCTGGATATAAC AACCAGCGTACTTATTTCAAGTCGGCGAAACAGGAACAAAATACAG ATGTGTTTTCAGCTACTAGAAAGTCTGTGGACCCTTTCCCGAGACATAGGAAAGCTTTTGATAGTGAAGCAAAGGAACGTCAGGAAGCAAACCTCCAACCTCGC ATAATTACTGATGGAGACGGATTAACCCTCGAGAACGTAAATCAG GGGACTTTGATACTGTGGAGCTCGTGGACACCAGTGAAAACCCTGAAAACATATTCAGTAAAGCTGAGCAACCCATGCTACCAGTGCAACCAGTGCAACCGGTGCTACCAATAA